TGAGGAACAGTCCGGTCGCCTCGACGGCAGCGTCCGCGCCCGGGACGCCGATCCGCGCCTCGACGGTGATCTTGCGGCCCTCCTCGCCGGCGATCCGGGCCTCCATCCGGACCGGCCCGAGGGGCAGCGGCCGGCGGTAGCGCAGGGTGAGGGTGCCGGTCATCGTCAGCCGCTTGAAGCCGCTCGCGGTCTCGCCCATGATCTGGTCGAGCATCAGCGCGGACACGCCGCCGTGCACCATCCCCGGCGGGCCCTCGTACGCCGCCCCGAGCGTCATCTCGGCGTACGCGCTGCCGAAGGCGTCATGCACGATGTCGACCGGAGGCGCGACCGCGTTGCCCCGGCCCACGACGGCGTTGCCCCAGTTCCAGCTGCGGCCCTCCGAGTTGAAGCGGACCCCTGCGGGCCCGGGCAGCTGCGCGGCCCGCAGGCGGGCGACGAGCCCGTCGACATCGGCCCGCACGGCCGCCAGCTCCTCGTCGGCGACGGTGCTGCGGATCGTGGCGTCGACGAGGTCGCGCACCGAATCGGCGAGGGCGGAGAGGGCCTTCTCGCGACGCTCGACCTCGTCGGTCGGGATCTCGTCGTGGATGAACATCTCCATGGGCATCCCTAGATTGTCGTGCATGAGTGAGACCGCCGACGCACCGGCCAACCCCGCCGTCCAGACCATCCGCGTCGAGCGCACCCTCGTCATCGGGCTGGACCGCCCGGCCAAGCGCAACGCCATCAACGGCGCCGTCACCCGGGGCCTCGACGAGGCGCTCAACCTGCTCGAGGACGACGACGGCCTGTGGTGCGGCGTCCTGACCGGTGGGCCGGACGTGTTCTCGGCGGGCGCCGACCTCGCCGAGGGCCCGGGGGAGCCGACGGAGCGCGGCGGCATCGCCGGGATCATGTCGCGTGCCCGCCCGAAGCCACTGATCGCCGCTGTCGAGGGCTACGCGCTGGGCGGTGGCCTCGAGCTGGTGCTGTGCTGCGACCTCGTCGTCGCCTCCCGTACGGCGAGCTTCGGCTTCCCCGAGGTGAAGCGCGGCCTGCTACCCGACTTCGGCGGCGTCTTCCGCGCCCCGCGGGTGCTGCCGGCCAATGTCGCCCGCGAGATGCTGCTGACCGGCGAGCCGATCGACGCCGTCCGCGCCGAGCGTCTCGGCTTCGTCAACCGGCTCGTCGAGCCCGGCACGACCCTCGACATCGCCCTCGGCCTGGCCGCCACCATCAGCGGCAACGCGCCCCTCGCCGTCCGTGCGGCACTGGCGCTGGCACACGACGAGATCAACGGCGACGAGACCGCCAGCTGGGCGGCCAGCCACGCCGCGCACGAGCGGCTGCTGGCCTCCGCCGATCTGGTCGAGGGGGTCGCCGCGTTCTTCGAGCGACGTGAGCCGCGCTGGACGGGCCGGTGACCCGCGCCCCGCGCCCGTACGACGGCATTTCAGGGGTTCCAGGGATCCTCGGCGCCCCGCGCTGCCAGGATTCGGCCTACCCGGGAGAACGCGTGGAAGGGCAGGGCGACCATGGAACCGACCGACTTCATCACTGAGTTCGCTCGTCGCCTGCGAGCCGGCGACGCGGCGGTCGTGTGCGGCGCCGGCATCTCGGTCCCCAGCAGCCTTCCCGACTGGAACGAGCTTCTCGCCGACGCCCGCGCGGAGCTCGACCTCGACGAGTCCTTCTCCGATCTGGCGCTGCTGGCGACGTACTACGTGTCGCAGATCGACGGAGGCCGGGCACGGCTGACGAAGGCCATCCGCTCGGCCCTGACGGCCCGGGACTTCGACCCCAACCCGATCCACCACCTGCTGTGGGACCTCCCGGTGCCCTACCTCTGGTCCCTCAATTTCGACAACCTCCTCGAGCTGGCCCATCATCGCGACAAGGGGCACCTGCCGCGCATCATCCAGGACGACTCGGAGATGACCGGATCGTTGTCGCGCGGGGGCTGCACGCTGGTCAAGATGCACGGCGGCATCGACGACATCGAGGCCACTCCGGGGCGACGCCTGGTCATCACGCGCGACGACTTCGACGCGTACGTGAAGACCTATCCGCGGACCTGGGCCCGGCTGATCGCCGACTTCTACACGAAGTCGATCCTCTTCATCGGGATCAGCTTCGCCGACCCCAACATGCAGACCCTCCTGCGTCTGGTGCGGACGAGCGAGTCGCGCAACATGCAGCGTCACTACTCCATCGTCGAGAAGGTCGACGGCGAGCTGGACCGCTCGACCGCGGCGCTGTACGCCCTGCAGACGGCGGATCTTCGCCAGGGCGGCGTCGAGGCGGTCGAGGTCGACTCCTTCGACGACATCCCGGATCTCCTCCGCCGGCTCGAGGTCGCCTCACGGCCGCCCACCGTGATGGTCTGCGGCTCGCTCGGCACCGTCGGCCCGGCGATCCCCCAGTTCATGAGCGCGCTGGGGACGAAGCTGGCCACCGTCCACGAGAGCGTGAGCCTCGTCCACGGCGGAAGCGAGACGATCGGAGTCGTCGCCCACCGTTTCGCGGAGCACCTGGAGCGGTCCGGCAGCTACGGCGACTCGCGCCTGGTCCAGGTACGCCGCAGCGAGCCCGGTGTCGGCACCGAGACCGTCACCGAGCGCCGGCTGGGAACCATCGTCTTCCCCGGGACCGAGTCGGCCGACGTCCGCGTCGACCTGTGCTCCCGGGCGAGCATCTGCATCGTGATCGGCGGCGGCGAGCACACCCGCCTGGAGGTCGAGGAGTGCCGGAGGCAGGGGGTGCGTGTCCTTCCCGTCCCGGTCGGGGAGGATGCTGGGGGAGTGGTGCCGTACAGCCAGGAGCTGTGGAACGAGATGAGCCGGACGGCCGGGGGACAGATGCTGCGCTCGCTGAGCATGGACGATCCCATCGTGCTGGCCGAGCTGGTGGCGCACGAGGTCAGCACCCACCTGCGCGGGCACCATTGAGATGAGAGCGCAACTGGTCACGCTCGGCCCGCACGCGGGCTCGATCCGCGACCTGGCGCGGGGGGTGCGGCTGGCTGCCCGGCCCTATGTCGACCGCTGGGGGCGGGACTACCTCGAACCTGCCGACGCACTGCGTCGAGCCTCCGAGCTCCTGCCCCGGCCCGAGCGTGCCGACGCGGTGACCTGGGTGCCCGGGCATGACGGGTCTCCGGGGCCGGGGCACGCGCTCGCCGCGGCGCTGGCGACCAGCTGGAGACTGCCGCTGCGTGAATGCCTGCTGCGTCCTCACGAGATCCCCTCGGCGCATTCGTCCGGGGAGCGTCCCGGCCTCGACAGCGTGTGCGACAGCCTTGCGGTGACCGGACGCCATCCGGGGAGGCTCGTCGTCGTCGACAACGTGATCGCCTCGGGTGCCAACATGCTCGGTGCTCTGCGGACGCTGGCGGCGGCCGGCAGGACCGACCTGATCGTGATGAGCGTGTCGATCGACGCCACCGCCGGCAGCGGTGCCCACCTGGTCCCCCAGGGCGGCGGATGGGCCGCGACCCGGCGACTCAGCTGCCGTCGTCGAGCAGAGCCACCTCGCTGACCAGCCCGATGTGGTCCTGCATCGCGCGGGCGGCGGCGGTGGGGTCGCCGGCGGCGATGGCGGCGGCGATCGCCCGGTGGCCGGCGAGGGAGGCCTGCGGGCGATCGGGCTGGGACAGCGACTCGATCCGGGTCTCGCGGACCAGCGCCCCGATCTCCACCATGAGCCGCGCCAGCAGCGCGGAGTGGCTGGCGGCGGTGACCGCCGCGTGGAACCTCTCGTCGCCGTCGATCCCGCGTCCCCCGGCGGCGATCTCGGCCGCCATGGCGGCGAGTGCCGCCTCGATCTGGGCCAGGTCCTCGTCGGTACGGCGCTGCGCGGCGAGGGCGGCGATCTTGGTCTCGAGCGCGTCGCGGGTCTCGAGGATCTCGGGGAGCCGGTCGGCGTGCTCGCGGATCGCCTGGGCGATGGTGCCGGCGGTCGTCTGACTGATCACGGTCCCGTCGCCGTGGCGCACGGTGACCGCGCCGATGACCTCCAGGGCCACGAGGGCCTGGCTCAGGGTGGCCCGGCTGACGCCGAGCTGCTGGGCCAGCTCGCGCTCCGGGGGCAGCCGGTCGCCGACCCCCAGCCCGGCGTCGGCGATCCACGCGGTGATCTGCTCGGCGACCTGCTCGTAGAGCCGGGTCCGGGCGACCTTCGGGACGAGGGTGCGGTCGGCGGCCATGGGCCCATGCTATTGACAGGTGTCACGGTGTCCTATTGGCTAGGCCACTGAGCCAACGAGGCGACCGTGCCAGGTGACGGAGGAGACCCATGGGACCGGAGCAGGACGAGGGGACGGCGGGCCCGCTCGCCGGCGTACTGGTGGTGGACCTGTCCCGGGCGCTGGCCGGGCCGCACGCGACGATGATGCTGGGCGACCTCGGTGCCCGCGTGGTCAAGGTGGAGGCCCCCGGACGCGGCGACGACACCCGGGGCTGGGGTCCCCCGTTCGTGGAGCCGGACGGCGGCGGCGAGCGGGAGTCGACGTACTTCCTCTCGGCCAACCGCAACAAGGAGTCCATCGCGCTCGACCTCAAGGACGACGCCGACCGTGCGGTCCTCCTGGGCCTCGTCGACCGCGCCGACGTGCTCGTCGAGAACTTCCGGACCGGCGTGCTCGAGCGCCTCGGGCTCGGGCTCGACACGCTCCTGGAGCGCAACCCGCGCCTGGTCGCCCTGTCGATCACCGGCTTCGGCCACGACGGGCCCGAGGGCGGACGCGCGGGCTACGACCAGATCGCCCAGGGGGAGGCGGGACTGATGTCCCTGACCGGCTCCGGCCCCGACGACCCGCAGCGGGTGGGCACCCCGATCGCCGACCTCCTCGCCGGCATGTACGGCGCCTACGGGGTGCTCGCGGCGCTCCACGAGCGCACGCGCACCGGGGTCGGACAGATCGTGCGCACCTCGCTGCTGTCGGCGGCGGTGGGTGTCCACGCCTTCCAGGGCACCCGGTGGACCGTGGCCGGTGAGGTCGGCCGGGCCCAGGGCAACCACCATCCGTCGATCGCTCCCTACGGCCTGTTCCGCTGCGCCGACGGTGCGGTGCAGATCGCGGTCGGCTCGGAGTCGCTGTGGTCCCGGTTCTGTGCCGCGTTCGGCCTCGACCCGGATCGTCCGGGCCTCGCGACGAACGCCGAGCGGGTCGCGCGGCGGGAGGAGACCGTCGCCCTGGTCGAGTCGGCGTTCGCGACCTGGTCGACCGAGGAGCTGCTCGAGCGTCTCGACGACGCCGGCATCCCCGCGGGGCGGGTCCGCACCCTCGACGAGGTCTACGGGTGGGCCCAGACCGAGAGCCAGGGACTCCTGCTGGACGTCGACCACTCGACGCTGGGCCGGGTGCGGCTGCCCGGACCGCCGCTGCGCTTCTTCGAAGCGGGCGGCGTCGAGCGGACCCCGAGCGGACACCGGGCGCCGCCGACCCTCGACCAGCACGGTGCCGCGCTGCGCGCCTGGGTGGGGCAGGCGTGAGCGTCCGGCTCGGTGCCCGCGACCTGGTCGACCTGGTGCTCGACGCCGGCACCGCGGTGTCCTGGGACCGGCCCGTCGACCTGTCCGGCGTGGCGCCGGACTATCGCGCTGAGCTGGAGGCCGCGGCGGCCAGGGCCGGGACCGACGAGTCGGTGATCACCGGTCGCGGGCTGGTCCGGGGCCGGCCGGTGGCGTTCGTCGTCAACGAGTTCCGCTTCCTCGCGGGCTCGATCGGGCGCGCGGCGGCGGCGCGGATCGTGGCGGCGGTCCGCCGCGCGACGGCCGAGGGGCTGCCCCTGCTCGCGGCCACGGCGTCCGGCGGGACCCGGATGCAGGAGGGCACGCCCGCCTTCGTGCAGATGGTGGAGATCTCGCGGGCCCTCATGGACCACCGTGCCGCGGGTCTGCCGTACCTCGCCTACCTGCGTCACCCCACCACCGGTGGCGTGTTCGCCTCCTGGGGCTCGCTCGCCCACATCACCGTCGCCGAGCCGGGGGCGCTGGTCGGCTTCCTCGGGCCGAAGGTGTACGAGGCGCTCCACGGCTCGCCGTTCCCGGCGGGGGTCCAGGTCGCGGAGAACCTCGCCGCCCACGGGGTCATCGACGCGGTCGTCCCGGCCGACGACCTGCCGGAGCTGGTGGACCGGGCGCTCGGCGTCCTGGTGGATCCGCCGGTCCGACCGACGCTGCCGCGCCGCCTCGGCGCCGCCACGGACCGCGACGCGTGGGCGTGCATCACCAGCACCCGCGCCGAGGAGCGCGTCGGCGTGCGCGACCTGCTGCGGCACGGCGCCTCGGGAACGGTTCGGCTCTCCGGCACCGACGAGGGGGAGCGCGACGCGACCGTGCTGGTGGCGCTGACCCGCCTGGACGGGCAGCCGTGCGTGGTCGTCGGGCAGGACCGGTCACGACAGACGCCCGAGTCGCCGATGGGGCCCTCCGCGCTCCGGCAGGCGCGGCGCGGCATGGAGCTGGCCGAGGAGCTGCGCCTGCCGTTGGTGACCGTCATCGACACACCCGGCGCCGAGCTGTCGCAGGCGGCCGAGGAGGGCGCGCTGGCGGGCGAGATCGCCCGCTGCATCGCCACCCTGACCACGCTGACCGTCCCCACGGTGTCGGTGCTGCTCGGGCAGGGCTGTGGCGGAGGAGCGCTGGCGCTGCTGCCCGCGCGGACCGTCATCGCGGCCGAGCGCGCCTGGCTCGCGCCACTGCCCCCGGAGGGGGCCAGCGTGATCGTGCACGGCCACGTGGCCCACGCCGCCGACATGGCGCGCCGGCAGGGAGTCCGCGCGGTCGACCTGCACGCGGACGGCGCGGTCCACGTCGTCGTACCCGAGGGCGACGACGACAGCCCGGCCGCGCTGGCCGTCGCCGTGGCGGCGGCGTGCGGTACGGCGCTCGCCGCCGCTCCCGTGCGCTAGGCGGCCGTGCGGTTCAGGGCCGCTCGGCGTCGTGCTCGAGGACCAGGTAGTGCTCGCGCAGCGTGGCGACGACGGCGCGGGTGTGCTCGCGACCGCGGGTCTCCAGCTGGAGGGACACGTCGACCTCGCCGAGCGCGTGCCGGGTGGCGCGGTCGTGGGCGACCTCCTGCACGTTGACCTCGCAGCGCACCAGCTCGGCGAGCAGGCCGGCGAGACCGCCGGTGCGGTCGGGGATGCGGACCCGCACGGACAGGTAGCGACCCGACGCCGCCAGGCCGTGCCGGATCACGTTCATCATCAGCAGCGGGTCGATGTTGCCGCCCGAGAGCACCGCGCACACCGGCGTCGTGAAGGCCGCCGGGGCAGCGAGCAGGGCGGCGACGGCGACCGCACCGGCCGGCTCGACCGTCAGTTTCGCCCGCTCCATCAGGTGCAGGACGGCATGCGCGATCTGGTCCTCGCTCACCGTGACGACCTCGTCCACCTCCGCCCGGACGTGGGCGAAGGGCAGGTTCCCGGGGCGGGCGACCGCGATGCCGTCGGCGATGGTCGCCATCCGGTCCAGTGCGACCGGTGCGCCGGCGCGCAACGAGGCCGGATAGGCGGCCGCGGCGGCGGCCTGCACGCCGACGATGCGGACGTCGGGCCGGACGGTGCGGATCGCGTGCGCGACGCCCGCGGCGAGCCCGCCGCCGCCCACGGGCACGACCACGCTCGCCACCTCCGGGCACTGCTCCAGCAGTTCCAGGCCGAGCGTGCCCTGGCCCGCGACGATGTCGGGGTGGTCGAAGGGGTGCACCAGGGTGGCGCCGGTCTCGGCGGCGTACGCCTCGGCATGGGTGAGTGCCTCGTCGATGGTGGCGCCGGCGATGCGCACCTCGGCGCCGTACCCGCGGGTGGCCGCCTCCTTGGGGATCGAGGCCCCGCGCGGCATGTAGACGACGGCCGGGATGTCGAGGAGCTGCGCGGCCAGTGCGACGCCCTGGGCGTGGTTGCCGGCGCTGGCCGCCACCACGCCGGCCGCGCGCTCGGCCGGGGTGAGCCGGCTCATCCGCACGTAGGCGCCACGGATCTTGAACGACCCCGCCCGCTGCAGGTTCTCGGCCTTGAGCAGGACCCGTCCGCCGACGACGCCGGAGAGCCACCGGGACTCCTCCAGCGGGGTGCGGACCACCACCGGTGCGATCAGGCGCTGGGCGGCGCGGATGGCGTCGAGGTCGATCACAGCGCCTCCCGCTCGCGCTCGTAGTCGGCCCAGGCGGCGGCGAGGCGGTCGACCGCCTCGACGAGGACCGCCGGTGGCGCGACGAAGGGCAGCCGCACGTGGTCGTGATGACTCTCGTCGGCGCAGAAGATCGGTCCGGGGGAGAGGTCCACACCGTGGTGCAGGGCGACTCGGGCGAACTCGTGGGCGCTGCCGTGGGGGAGCTGGGTCCACATCGACAGCCCGCCGACCGGCGGCTTCGGGCGCCAGGTCGGGAGCCGCTCGGCGAGCGCCGCGGTGAGCGTGGCGAGACCCTTCTCGGCGTGCGCACGGCGTCCGGCGGCCAGCTCGTCGAAACGGTCGATCAGGCCGAGCACGACGAGCTGGCTGAGCACCGGCGTGCCGTTGTCGGCGACCGCCTTGAGCCGGGCGAGCCGGTCGATGGTCGGCTCCGAGGAGCGCACCCACCCGATCCGCAGGCCGGCCCAGACCACCTTGGAGAACGAGCCGACGGTGAGGATCCAGCGGTCCGGCGAGAACGACGCGATGGGCGGCAGGAGCGGGGTGTCGCCCAGGTGGAGCCCCGCGAGGGCGATGTTCTCGACCACCGGCACCTGCAGGTCGTGGGCGAGCTCGGCCAGGCGCCGGCGCCTGCCGAGGGTCAGCTGTGCCCCGGTGGGGTTGTGGAAGTCGGGCGTCACGAGCACGAGGTCGGCCTGCGACTTCGCGATCGCGTCGGGCACCAGGTCGACCCGGGCGCCCTGGTCGTCGACCGGCAGCGAGCGGATCTTGGACCCGTGCGCGGTGATGGCGTCGAGGGTGCCCGTCCAGGTGGGGTTCTCGAGGACGACCGGCTCGCGGTTCGGCAGGAAGAGCTGGGCCAGCAGCGTGATCGCCTGGGCCACTCCGGTCGTGATGAGGATCTGGCTCGGCACGGTCGGCAGGCCGCGGGCGCTCAGGTGGCTCGCGATCGCGGCGCGCAGGTCGGGATGGCCGTAGGGAAGATAGCCCATCCCGATCCCGCCGGGGTCGAGGTCGAGGGTGGCGAGGGCCTCGGTCACGCCCGCGGGCTCCGGGAACGCGGCGCTGGCCATGTCGATCAGCGCCGGCGCCGGCTCGCGGGTCGAGCGGAGCAGCCGCTGCACGGGGTAGGAGGAGTAGACGGCGCCGTCGGGGGAGACGCCGAGAGTCTCGCCGCGGGTTGCGACCCAGGTGCCGGCGCCCTGCCGTGCCTCGAGCCAGCCGTCCTGCTTGAGCCGGTCGAGGGCGGCGACGACCGTCGTGCGGCTGACGCCGAGAGAGTCCGCGATCTGCCGCTCCGGTGGCAGTCGGGTGCCGGGCGCCAGGTCGTAGCGCTCGACGGCGGCGCGGACGGCGGCGGCGAGCTGGACGTAGCGCGGGCCGGCGCCGGACGCCCAGGG
This region of Nocardioides sp. L-11A genomic DNA includes:
- a CDS encoding PaaI family thioesterase, whose protein sequence is MPMEMFIHDEIPTDEVERREKALSALADSVRDLVDATIRSTVADEELAAVRADVDGLVARLRAAQLPGPAGVRFNSEGRSWNWGNAVVGRGNAVAPPVDIVHDAFGSAYAEMTLGAAYEGPPGMVHGGVSALMLDQIMGETASGFKRLTMTGTLTLRYRRPLPLGPVRMEARIAGEEGRKITVEARIGVPGADAAVEATGLFLIPKWAPLDETEQGWSRSAEG
- a CDS encoding enoyl-CoA hydratase-related protein; amino-acid sequence: MSETADAPANPAVQTIRVERTLVIGLDRPAKRNAINGAVTRGLDEALNLLEDDDGLWCGVLTGGPDVFSAGADLAEGPGEPTERGGIAGIMSRARPKPLIAAVEGYALGGGLELVLCCDLVVASRTASFGFPEVKRGLLPDFGGVFRAPRVLPANVAREMLLTGEPIDAVRAERLGFVNRLVEPGTTLDIALGLAATISGNAPLAVRAALALAHDEINGDETASWAASHAAHERLLASADLVEGVAAFFERREPRWTGR
- a CDS encoding SIR2 family protein, translated to MEPTDFITEFARRLRAGDAAVVCGAGISVPSSLPDWNELLADARAELDLDESFSDLALLATYYVSQIDGGRARLTKAIRSALTARDFDPNPIHHLLWDLPVPYLWSLNFDNLLELAHHRDKGHLPRIIQDDSEMTGSLSRGGCTLVKMHGGIDDIEATPGRRLVITRDDFDAYVKTYPRTWARLIADFYTKSILFIGISFADPNMQTLLRLVRTSESRNMQRHYSIVEKVDGELDRSTAALYALQTADLRQGGVEAVEVDSFDDIPDLLRRLEVASRPPTVMVCGSLGTVGPAIPQFMSALGTKLATVHESVSLVHGGSETIGVVAHRFAEHLERSGSYGDSRLVQVRRSEPGVGTETVTERRLGTIVFPGTESADVRVDLCSRASICIVIGGGEHTRLEVEECRRQGVRVLPVPVGEDAGGVVPYSQELWNEMSRTAGGQMLRSLSMDDPIVLAELVAHEVSTHLRGHH
- a CDS encoding FCD domain-containing protein — translated: MAADRTLVPKVARTRLYEQVAEQITAWIADAGLGVGDRLPPERELAQQLGVSRATLSQALVALEVIGAVTVRHGDGTVISQTTAGTIAQAIREHADRLPEILETRDALETKIAALAAQRRTDEDLAQIEAALAAMAAEIAAGGRGIDGDERFHAAVTAASHSALLARLMVEIGALVRETRIESLSQPDRPQASLAGHRAIAAAIAAGDPTAAARAMQDHIGLVSEVALLDDGS
- a CDS encoding CoA transferase — translated: MGPEQDEGTAGPLAGVLVVDLSRALAGPHATMMLGDLGARVVKVEAPGRGDDTRGWGPPFVEPDGGGERESTYFLSANRNKESIALDLKDDADRAVLLGLVDRADVLVENFRTGVLERLGLGLDTLLERNPRLVALSITGFGHDGPEGGRAGYDQIAQGEAGLMSLTGSGPDDPQRVGTPIADLLAGMYGAYGVLAALHERTRTGVGQIVRTSLLSAAVGVHAFQGTRWTVAGEVGRAQGNHHPSIAPYGLFRCADGAVQIAVGSESLWSRFCAAFGLDPDRPGLATNAERVARREETVALVESAFATWSTEELLERLDDAGIPAGRVRTLDEVYGWAQTESQGLLLDVDHSTLGRVRLPGPPLRFFEAGGVERTPSGHRAPPTLDQHGAALRAWVGQA
- a CDS encoding carboxyl transferase domain-containing protein; amino-acid sequence: MSVRLGARDLVDLVLDAGTAVSWDRPVDLSGVAPDYRAELEAAAARAGTDESVITGRGLVRGRPVAFVVNEFRFLAGSIGRAAAARIVAAVRRATAEGLPLLAATASGGTRMQEGTPAFVQMVEISRALMDHRAAGLPYLAYLRHPTTGGVFASWGSLAHITVAEPGALVGFLGPKVYEALHGSPFPAGVQVAENLAAHGVIDAVVPADDLPELVDRALGVLVDPPVRPTLPRRLGAATDRDAWACITSTRAEERVGVRDLLRHGASGTVRLSGTDEGERDATVLVALTRLDGQPCVVVGQDRSRQTPESPMGPSALRQARRGMELAEELRLPLVTVIDTPGAELSQAAEEGALAGEIARCIATLTTLTVPTVSVLLGQGCGGGALALLPARTVIAAERAWLAPLPPEGASVIVHGHVAHAADMARRQGVRAVDLHADGAVHVVVPEGDDDSPAALAVAVAAACGTALAAAPVR
- the ilvA gene encoding threonine ammonia-lyase, which codes for MIDLDAIRAAQRLIAPVVVRTPLEESRWLSGVVGGRVLLKAENLQRAGSFKIRGAYVRMSRLTPAERAAGVVAASAGNHAQGVALAAQLLDIPAVVYMPRGASIPKEAATRGYGAEVRIAGATIDEALTHAEAYAAETGATLVHPFDHPDIVAGQGTLGLELLEQCPEVASVVVPVGGGGLAAGVAHAIRTVRPDVRIVGVQAAAAAAYPASLRAGAPVALDRMATIADGIAVARPGNLPFAHVRAEVDEVVTVSEDQIAHAVLHLMERAKLTVEPAGAVAVAALLAAPAAFTTPVCAVLSGGNIDPLLMMNVIRHGLAASGRYLSVRVRIPDRTGGLAGLLAELVRCEVNVQEVAHDRATRHALGEVDVSLQLETRGREHTRAVVATLREHYLVLEHDAERP
- a CDS encoding PLP-dependent aminotransferase family protein, with product MTGLNLGDVLGPWASGAGPRYVQLAAAVRAAVERYDLAPGTRLPPERQIADSLGVSRTTVVAALDRLKQDGWLEARQGAGTWVATRGETLGVSPDGAVYSSYPVQRLLRSTREPAPALIDMASAAFPEPAGVTEALATLDLDPGGIGMGYLPYGHPDLRAAIASHLSARGLPTVPSQILITTGVAQAITLLAQLFLPNREPVVLENPTWTGTLDAITAHGSKIRSLPVDDQGARVDLVPDAIAKSQADLVLVTPDFHNPTGAQLTLGRRRRLAELAHDLQVPVVENIALAGLHLGDTPLLPPIASFSPDRWILTVGSFSKVVWAGLRIGWVRSSEPTIDRLARLKAVADNGTPVLSQLVVLGLIDRFDELAAGRRAHAEKGLATLTAALAERLPTWRPKPPVGGLSMWTQLPHGSAHEFARVALHHGVDLSPGPIFCADESHHDHVRLPFVAPPAVLVEAVDRLAAAWADYEREREAL